Proteins encoded by one window of Streptomyces sp. NBC_01477:
- the gatC gene encoding Asp-tRNA(Asn)/Glu-tRNA(Gln) amidotransferase subunit GatC, translated as MPGITREEVAHLGRLARLELSGEELDHFAGQLDDIIGAVARVSEVAAEDVPPTSHPLPLTNVMRQDTVRPSLTPQQALSGAPAQEQQRFKVPQILGED; from the coding sequence ATGCCTGGCATCACGCGCGAGGAGGTCGCTCACCTCGGCCGGCTGGCACGTCTGGAACTGTCCGGTGAAGAGCTCGACCACTTCGCCGGACAGCTCGACGACATCATCGGCGCGGTCGCCCGCGTCTCCGAGGTGGCCGCCGAGGACGTACCGCCGACCTCGCACCCGCTCCCGCTGACCAATGTGATGCGGCAGGACACCGTCCGCCCGTCGCTGACCCCGCAGCAGGCGCTGTCGGGGGCGCCCGCGCAGGAGCAGCAGCGCTTCAAGGTGCCGCAGATCCTGGGGGAGGACTGA
- the gatA gene encoding Asp-tRNA(Asn)/Glu-tRNA(Gln) amidotransferase subunit GatA has product MTDIIRLTAAQTAEKIASGELTAVEVTEAHLARIEAVDEKVHAYLHVDREGALAQARAVDAKRAAGEVLGPLAGVPLAMKDIFTTEGVPTTVGSKILEGWIPPYDSTVTKRLKAADVVILGKTNMDEFAMGSSTENSAYGPTGNPWDLTRIPGGSGGGSAAALASYQAPLALGTDTGGSIRQPAAVTGTVGVKPTYGGVSRYGMVAFSSSLDQGGPCARTVLDAALLHEVIGGHDPLDSTSIDGPVPPVVEAARSGDVRGMRIGVITELGGDGYQAGVVQRFEESVELLRELGAEIVEISCPSFVYALAAYYLIAPSECSSNLARFDAMRYGMRVGDDGTKSAEEVTSLTREAGFGAEVKRRIILGTYALSSGYYDAYYGSAQKVRTLITRDFARAFETVDVLVSPTTPTTAFPLGERVDDPLAMYLVDLCTIPVNLAGNAAMSLPCGLAPEDGLPVGLQIIAPALKDDRLYRVGAAVEAAFVKKWGHPLLEEAPQL; this is encoded by the coding sequence ATGACGGACATCATCAGGCTGACCGCCGCGCAGACGGCGGAGAAGATCGCCTCGGGCGAGCTGACCGCGGTCGAGGTCACCGAGGCGCACCTCGCCCGGATCGAGGCCGTGGACGAGAAGGTGCACGCCTACCTGCACGTGGACCGCGAGGGAGCCCTCGCGCAGGCCCGTGCGGTGGACGCCAAGCGCGCCGCGGGCGAAGTGCTGGGCCCGCTGGCCGGCGTACCACTGGCGATGAAGGACATCTTCACCACCGAGGGCGTTCCCACCACGGTCGGTTCGAAGATCCTGGAGGGCTGGATCCCGCCGTACGACTCGACGGTGACCAAGCGGCTCAAGGCCGCCGACGTGGTGATCCTGGGCAAGACCAACATGGACGAGTTCGCCATGGGGTCGTCCACCGAGAACAGCGCGTACGGGCCGACGGGCAACCCGTGGGACCTGACGCGTATCCCTGGCGGCTCCGGCGGCGGCAGCGCCGCGGCGCTCGCGTCGTACCAGGCGCCGCTGGCGCTGGGGACGGACACCGGCGGTTCGATCCGGCAGCCAGCCGCGGTCACGGGCACGGTCGGGGTGAAGCCGACCTACGGCGGGGTGTCCCGCTACGGCATGGTCGCCTTCTCCTCGTCGCTCGACCAGGGCGGCCCCTGCGCCCGTACGGTGCTGGACGCGGCGCTGCTGCACGAGGTGATCGGCGGTCACGACCCGCTGGACTCCACCTCGATCGACGGCCCGGTCCCGCCGGTGGTCGAGGCGGCCCGCAGCGGCGACGTGCGCGGGATGCGGATCGGCGTGATCACGGAGCTGGGCGGCGACGGCTACCAGGCCGGTGTGGTCCAGCGCTTCGAGGAGTCCGTCGAGCTGCTGCGCGAGCTGGGCGCGGAGATCGTGGAGATCTCCTGCCCGTCCTTCGTGTACGCGCTGGCCGCGTACTACCTGATCGCACCCTCGGAGTGTTCGAGCAACCTGGCCCGCTTCGACGCGATGCGCTACGGCATGCGGGTCGGCGACGACGGGACGAAGTCCGCCGAGGAGGTCACCTCGCTGACCCGCGAGGCCGGTTTCGGCGCCGAGGTCAAGCGCCGGATCATCCTCGGCACGTACGCCCTCAGCTCGGGCTACTACGACGCCTACTACGGCTCGGCGCAGAAGGTCCGCACCCTGATCACCCGGGATTTCGCCCGGGCTTTCGAGACGGTCGACGTGCTGGTCTCGCCGACCACCCCGACCACCGCCTTCCCGCTCGGCGAGCGGGTGGACGACCCGCTGGCGATGTATCTGGTCGACCTGTGCACCATCCCGGTCAACCTGGCGGGCAACGCGGCGATGTCGCTGCCCTGCGGCCTGGCGCCGGAGGACGGTCTACCGGTGGGACTGCAGATCATCGCACCCGCACTCAAGGACGACCGGCTCTACCGGGTCGGCGCCGCCGTCGAGGCCGCCTTCGTGAAGAAGTGGGGCCACCCGCTGCTCGAGGAGGCACCCCAGCTATGA